A window of Acropora muricata isolate sample 2 chromosome 3, ASM3666990v1, whole genome shotgun sequence contains these coding sequences:
- the LOC136911964 gene encoding adrenocorticotropic hormone receptor-like: MTLIHLTSAICLSVLSFTTFTSNLLLLVAIWKDPLKCFTAPTTGFIIAISFADLLTALTTEPIFAAYYFVVHLRGNDAVSSVLTVFSKIGSIISSVAISFSFLLVLALSWSQYVAMKYPHNFKRIVNKRNTLVFILLSLVYLLCFASVEFLGVDRHTFLKVSLALNSSFLSLNLMFIMFLLNLEFRRFVVRGSCRATYNVQSEVSSFKSESKWRPRRKNLQLQFTVVAMYLAGILLLSALPHVIIAQVFLYSSKSLSLRSAQNFQVALQISDLLLFVKVCLDSFVYAWRLPTYRRTLKTIFSLVLR, encoded by the coding sequence ATGACACTAATTCATCTTACAAGTGCTATTTGCCTGTCTGTTCTCTCTTTTACCACTTTTACAAGCAATCTACTTCTACTTGTTGCCATTTGGAAAGATCCATTGAAGTGCTTCACTGCACCAACAACTGGCTTTATCATTGCCATCAGTTTCGCAGATCTTCTGACCGCATTGACCACCGAACCAATTTTCGCAGCGTACTATTTCGTGGTTCATCTCCGTGGAAACGACGCTGTTAGCAGTGTTTTAACTGTCTTCAGCAAAATAGGAAGTATCATTTCCAGTGTGGCTAtaagtttttctttccttctagTCCTGGCATTATCATGGTCTCAATATGTTGCCATGAAGTATCCTCACAATTTCAAAAGAATCGTCAACAAGCGGAACACTTTGGTATTTATTTTACTAAGTTTGGTCTATTTATTGTGCTTTGCATCTGTTGAGTTCCTAGGAGTGGACAGGCACACATTTCTCAAAGTCAGCTTGGCGTTGAATTCCTCGTTTCTTTCTCTGAATTTGATGTTTATTATGTTCCTATTGAACCTAGAGTTTCGACGCTTCGTTGTACGTGGGAGTTGCCGCGCTACTTACAATGTTCAATCGGAGGTCTCTTCGTTTAAGTCGGAAAGCAAATGGAGACCACGCCGTAAAAATCTCCAGCTGCAGTTCACAGTAGTCGCAATGTACTTAGCCGGAATTCTTCTCTTGTCAGCCTTACCTCATGTCATTATTGCCCAAGTATTTCTTTACTCCTCCAAGTCGTTGTCTCTGCGATCTGCTCAGAATTTTCAAGTCGCTCTTCAAATTTCcgatttgttattgtttgtcaAAGTGTGCCTGGATAGTTTTGTTTATGCTTGGCGCCTCCCGACTTACCGCAGAACGCTTAAGACAATTTTTAGTTTAGTGCTACGTTAA
- the LOC136911955 gene encoding melanocyte-stimulating hormone receptor-like: MDSNSSLNQTNSTGIDENDSYQLALLGLLMVIGLGIVSFCTVLSNGLFLLTFYKDPLKCLRTPSAIFIAGLTSANLLTGLIVEPAYVGMIVSAFIHSSNESKSAQVFMRSIEALSFVTIITSFLIMLALGVVQYLLIKHPRQYNKYVSVKSSLVAVFCIILYSILFAVLPEMTNIDHGWVYVIDLILHNILLTIVVLILYLVIYRQFRKLTQRHRDADMQENTDAQGASIEPTKSEKQRLQAEKDFMSGTIVFTVVLIATVWPYCISLIVFILHYSLSLFVTVLIAQYIVLWKFVLDPFVFAWRLRKYRKSLILVVNCSRKSGQPSALVSYHRDRPEVSSPHSEQDDNDVEVTIVDGSASMQAQRPDV; the protein is encoded by the coding sequence ATGGACTCAAACAGCAGCTTGAACCAAACTAACAGCACTGGAATTGACGAGAATGACAGTTATCAGCTTGCCTTGTTGGGGCTGTTGATGGTGATTGGCTTGGGTATTGTTTCTTTTTGCACTGTCCTGAGCAATGGAttgtttcttttgacattttacaaagATCCTTTAAAGTGTCTAAGAACCCCATCTGCCATCTTCATCGCTGGCTTAACGAGTGCTAATTTACTCACAGGTTTGATTGTAGAGCCAGCATATGTGGGTATGATAGTGTCTGCATTTATTCATTCTTCAAATGAGAGCAAATCTGCCCAAGTCTTCATGCGCTCAATTGAAGCTCTCAGTTTTGTGACTATCATAACCTCCTTTTTGATCATGCTTGCGTTGGGTGTTGTCCAGTATCTTCTGATCAAGCACCCCAGACAGTACAACAAATACGTCTCCGTCAAATCATCACTTGTTGCAGTTTTTTGCATCATCCTTTATTCCATCTTATTCGCTGTCTTGCCTGAAATGACTAACATTGACCACGGTTGGGTTTATGTCATCGATCTGATTCTTCACAACATACTTCTAACTATTGTCGTTCTCATTCTTTATCTGGTTATCTACCGCCAGTTTCGCAAGCTGACGCAGCGCCATCGCGATGCAGATATGCAGGAGAACACAGATGCACAAGGGGCTTCTATCGAACCGACCAAATCTGAAAAACAGCGTCTCCAAGCTGAAAAGGATTTTATGTCTGGTACAATCGTCTTTACCGTTGTTCTTATTGCGACTGTGTGGCCTTATTGTATAAGTCTTATTGTTTTCATTCTGCATTACTCGTTGAGCTTGTTCGTTACAGTGTTAATCGCGCAGTATATTGTGTTGTGGAAATTTGTCCTTGACCCATTTGTCTTTGCATGGCGTCTACGGAAGTACAGAAAGTCTTTGATTCTAGTTGTAAATTGCAGCCGTAAATCTGGCCAGCCCTCTGCACTGGTTTCATACCACCGAGACAGACCAGAAGTTTCTTCTCCCCATTCAGAGCAGGATGATAATGATGTGGAGGTGACCATTGTGGATGGTTCTGCTTCCATGCAAGCACAAAGACCTGATGTGTGA
- the LOC136911975 gene encoding centromere protein V-like: MASAESELVTHRGGCHCGKVRYQVMAPAVLSVLDCNCSICVKKQNKHFIVPEANFSLLQGKDNLSCYTFNTHAAKHLFCKTCGVQSFYRPRSNPDGYGVMPHCLDEGSVEAIKVEACDGKNWENFIAENPEIQQRSKKKN, translated from the exons ATGGCTTCCGCCGAATCTGAACTGGTGACACACCGAGGGGGGTGTCATTGCGGAAAAGTACGTTATCAAGTAATGGCGCCTGCAGTGTTGTCTGTTTTAGACTGCAA CTGCAGTATTTGtgtaaagaaacaaaacaaacattttatCGTTCCAGAGGCTAACTTTAGTTTGCTTCAG GGGAAAGACAATCTTAGTTGCTATACCTTCAATACTCATGCAGCAAAGCATCTTTTTTGCAAGACATGTGGTGTGCAAAGTTTCTACAGGCCTCGCTCTAACCCTGATGGCTATGGAGTGATGCCACATTGTTTAGATGAAGGTTCAGTGGAAGCCATAAAAGTTGAAGCTTGTGATGGCAAAAACTGGGAAAATTTCATTGCTGAAAACCCAGAAATTCAACAAcgatcaaagaaaaaaaattga
- the LOC136911959 gene encoding glycosyltransferase 1 domain-containing protein 1-like isoform X4: MKVLLIASLTAETGNFSTAERLHKSLCESKYDCYMHSVSCFKDRSLLSKFISTQGFKCAIGIHAWRAGRLLLECPIPFAIVFGGTDLNEHCKDEEKFETMSKVVGEASYIVAFSKPMKKQALLMWPGSKNKIILQPQVCVAPSGFKLYGYLKQRRNTLLKGCKCSETYLDLESSDLIVFMLVAGLRHVKDPLYLAKVVAEWHKEDRSVHLIIVGPELDSEFASQVKTEVERLPGVAVIQPLLPCDLHAAMQNSFAVVNSSLSEGMASAILESMHLGVPVLARNIPGNSAVIQHKETGLLFDTPEQFVKLARELRESPSLRNYLTTNAKTYVSKHHSLEKESKTYQWLVEKLISYSN; this comes from the exons ATGAAGGTTTTACTTATCGCTTCATTGACTGCAGAAACTGGCAATTTTTCCACGGCAGAGCGACTACA taAATCTCTGTGTGAAAGCAAATATGATTGCTACATGCACAGTGTAAGCTGTTTCAAAGATAGATCACTGCTGAGCAAGTTCATTTCCACACAAGGCTTCAAATGTGCCATTGGTATTCATGCGTGGAGAGCTGGAAGACTTTTACTAG AGTGTCCAATTCCTTTTGCAATTGTATTTGGAGGAACAGATCTCAATGAACATTGCAAGGATGAGGAAAAGTTTGAAACCATGAGCAAAGTGGTTGGAGAAGCAAG TTACATTGTGGCCTTCAGTAAGCCAATGAAAAAACAAGCATTGTTGATGTGG CCtggaagtaaaaataaaatcattttgcaaCCACAAG TTTGTGTTGCACCTTCTGGATTCAAGCTGTATGGGTATTTGAAGCAAAGGAGAA ATACATTGCTGAAAGGCTGTAAATGCAGTGAGACATACCTTGATCTTGAAAGTTCTGACTTG ATTGTTTTTATGTTGGTTGCTGGATTAAGGCACGTTAAAGACCCTCTGTACTTGGCAAAAGTTGTAGCTG AGTGGCACAAAGAGGACAGAAGTGTACATTTGATTATTGTGGGACCAGAG CTTGACTCTGAATTTGCGAGCCAGGTCAAAACTGAAGTTGAAAG ATTGCCAGGAGTTGCAGTTATACAGCCATTACTACCTTGTGATCTTCATGCAGCTATGCAGAATTCATTTGCCGTTGTTAACAGTTCATTAAGTGAAGGAATGGCTTCTGCAATTCTCGAG TCCATGCATCTTGGTGTCCCTGTGCTGGCACGTAACATTCCTGGCAATTCTGCCGTGATTCAGCACAAGGAGACTGGGCTCTTGTTCGACACACCCGAG caATTTGTTAAGCTTGCAAGAGAATTGAGGGAATCTCCATCACTCCGCAATTATCTCACGACAAATGCAAAAACGTACGTGAGTAAACACCACTCCTTGgaaaaggaaagcaaaacaTACCAATGGCTTGTAGAGAAATTAATATCTTATTCTAATTAA
- the LOC136911959 gene encoding glycosyltransferase 1 domain-containing protein 1-like isoform X2, with amino-acid sequence MKVLLIASLTAETGNFSTAERLHKSLCESKYDCYMHSVSCFKDRSLLSKFISTQGFKCAIGIHAWRAGRLLLECPIPFAIVFGGTDLNEHCKDEEKFETMSKVVGEASYIVAFSKPMKKQALLMWPGSKNKIILQPQAVCVAPSGFKLYGYLKQRRNTLLKGCKCSETYLDLESSDLIVFMLVAGLRHVKDPLYLAKVVAEWHKEDRSVHLIIVGPELDSEFASQVKTEVERLPGVAVIQPLLPCDLHAAMQNSFAVVNSSLSEGMASAILESMHLGVPVLARNIPGNSAVIQHKETGLLFDTPEQFVKLARELRESPSLRNYLTTNAKTYVSKHHSLEKESKTYQWLVEKLISYSN; translated from the exons ATGAAGGTTTTACTTATCGCTTCATTGACTGCAGAAACTGGCAATTTTTCCACGGCAGAGCGACTACA taAATCTCTGTGTGAAAGCAAATATGATTGCTACATGCACAGTGTAAGCTGTTTCAAAGATAGATCACTGCTGAGCAAGTTCATTTCCACACAAGGCTTCAAATGTGCCATTGGTATTCATGCGTGGAGAGCTGGAAGACTTTTACTAG AGTGTCCAATTCCTTTTGCAATTGTATTTGGAGGAACAGATCTCAATGAACATTGCAAGGATGAGGAAAAGTTTGAAACCATGAGCAAAGTGGTTGGAGAAGCAAG TTACATTGTGGCCTTCAGTAAGCCAATGAAAAAACAAGCATTGTTGATGTGG CCtggaagtaaaaataaaatcattttgcaaCCACAAG CAGTTTGTGTTGCACCTTCTGGATTCAAGCTGTATGGGTATTTGAAGCAAAGGAGAA ATACATTGCTGAAAGGCTGTAAATGCAGTGAGACATACCTTGATCTTGAAAGTTCTGACTTG ATTGTTTTTATGTTGGTTGCTGGATTAAGGCACGTTAAAGACCCTCTGTACTTGGCAAAAGTTGTAGCTG AGTGGCACAAAGAGGACAGAAGTGTACATTTGATTATTGTGGGACCAGAG CTTGACTCTGAATTTGCGAGCCAGGTCAAAACTGAAGTTGAAAG ATTGCCAGGAGTTGCAGTTATACAGCCATTACTACCTTGTGATCTTCATGCAGCTATGCAGAATTCATTTGCCGTTGTTAACAGTTCATTAAGTGAAGGAATGGCTTCTGCAATTCTCGAG TCCATGCATCTTGGTGTCCCTGTGCTGGCACGTAACATTCCTGGCAATTCTGCCGTGATTCAGCACAAGGAGACTGGGCTCTTGTTCGACACACCCGAG caATTTGTTAAGCTTGCAAGAGAATTGAGGGAATCTCCATCACTCCGCAATTATCTCACGACAAATGCAAAAACGTACGTGAGTAAACACCACTCCTTGgaaaaggaaagcaaaacaTACCAATGGCTTGTAGAGAAATTAATATCTTATTCTAATTAA
- the LOC136911959 gene encoding glycosyltransferase 1 domain-containing protein 1-like isoform X1 yields the protein MKVLLIASLTAETGNFSTAERLHKSLCESKYDCYMHSVSCFKDRSLLSKFISTQGFKCAIGIHAWRAGRLLLECPIPFAIVFGGTDLNEHCKDEEKFETMSKVVGEASYIVAFSKPMKKQALLMWPGSKNKIILQPQAVCVAPSGFKLYGYLKQRRNTLLKGCKCSETYLDLESSDLIVFMLVAGLRHVKDPLYLAKVVAEWHKEDRSVHLIIVGPELDSEFASQVKTEVESRLPGVAVIQPLLPCDLHAAMQNSFAVVNSSLSEGMASAILESMHLGVPVLARNIPGNSAVIQHKETGLLFDTPEQFVKLARELRESPSLRNYLTTNAKTYVSKHHSLEKESKTYQWLVEKLISYSN from the exons ATGAAGGTTTTACTTATCGCTTCATTGACTGCAGAAACTGGCAATTTTTCCACGGCAGAGCGACTACA taAATCTCTGTGTGAAAGCAAATATGATTGCTACATGCACAGTGTAAGCTGTTTCAAAGATAGATCACTGCTGAGCAAGTTCATTTCCACACAAGGCTTCAAATGTGCCATTGGTATTCATGCGTGGAGAGCTGGAAGACTTTTACTAG AGTGTCCAATTCCTTTTGCAATTGTATTTGGAGGAACAGATCTCAATGAACATTGCAAGGATGAGGAAAAGTTTGAAACCATGAGCAAAGTGGTTGGAGAAGCAAG TTACATTGTGGCCTTCAGTAAGCCAATGAAAAAACAAGCATTGTTGATGTGG CCtggaagtaaaaataaaatcattttgcaaCCACAAG CAGTTTGTGTTGCACCTTCTGGATTCAAGCTGTATGGGTATTTGAAGCAAAGGAGAA ATACATTGCTGAAAGGCTGTAAATGCAGTGAGACATACCTTGATCTTGAAAGTTCTGACTTG ATTGTTTTTATGTTGGTTGCTGGATTAAGGCACGTTAAAGACCCTCTGTACTTGGCAAAAGTTGTAGCTG AGTGGCACAAAGAGGACAGAAGTGTACATTTGATTATTGTGGGACCAGAG CTTGACTCTGAATTTGCGAGCCAGGTCAAAACTGAAGTTGAAAG TAGATTGCCAGGAGTTGCAGTTATACAGCCATTACTACCTTGTGATCTTCATGCAGCTATGCAGAATTCATTTGCCGTTGTTAACAGTTCATTAAGTGAAGGAATGGCTTCTGCAATTCTCGAG TCCATGCATCTTGGTGTCCCTGTGCTGGCACGTAACATTCCTGGCAATTCTGCCGTGATTCAGCACAAGGAGACTGGGCTCTTGTTCGACACACCCGAG caATTTGTTAAGCTTGCAAGAGAATTGAGGGAATCTCCATCACTCCGCAATTATCTCACGACAAATGCAAAAACGTACGTGAGTAAACACCACTCCTTGgaaaaggaaagcaaaacaTACCAATGGCTTGTAGAGAAATTAATATCTTATTCTAATTAA
- the LOC136911959 gene encoding glycosyltransferase 1 domain-containing protein 1-like isoform X3, producing MKVLLIASLTAETGNFSTAERLHKSLCESKYDCYMHSVSCFKDRSLLSKFISTQGFKCAIGIHAWRAGRLLLECPIPFAIVFGGTDLNEHCKDEEKFETMSKVVGEASYIVAFSKPMKKQALLMWPGSKNKIILQPQVCVAPSGFKLYGYLKQRRNTLLKGCKCSETYLDLESSDLIVFMLVAGLRHVKDPLYLAKVVAEWHKEDRSVHLIIVGPELDSEFASQVKTEVESRLPGVAVIQPLLPCDLHAAMQNSFAVVNSSLSEGMASAILESMHLGVPVLARNIPGNSAVIQHKETGLLFDTPEQFVKLARELRESPSLRNYLTTNAKTYVSKHHSLEKESKTYQWLVEKLISYSN from the exons ATGAAGGTTTTACTTATCGCTTCATTGACTGCAGAAACTGGCAATTTTTCCACGGCAGAGCGACTACA taAATCTCTGTGTGAAAGCAAATATGATTGCTACATGCACAGTGTAAGCTGTTTCAAAGATAGATCACTGCTGAGCAAGTTCATTTCCACACAAGGCTTCAAATGTGCCATTGGTATTCATGCGTGGAGAGCTGGAAGACTTTTACTAG AGTGTCCAATTCCTTTTGCAATTGTATTTGGAGGAACAGATCTCAATGAACATTGCAAGGATGAGGAAAAGTTTGAAACCATGAGCAAAGTGGTTGGAGAAGCAAG TTACATTGTGGCCTTCAGTAAGCCAATGAAAAAACAAGCATTGTTGATGTGG CCtggaagtaaaaataaaatcattttgcaaCCACAAG TTTGTGTTGCACCTTCTGGATTCAAGCTGTATGGGTATTTGAAGCAAAGGAGAA ATACATTGCTGAAAGGCTGTAAATGCAGTGAGACATACCTTGATCTTGAAAGTTCTGACTTG ATTGTTTTTATGTTGGTTGCTGGATTAAGGCACGTTAAAGACCCTCTGTACTTGGCAAAAGTTGTAGCTG AGTGGCACAAAGAGGACAGAAGTGTACATTTGATTATTGTGGGACCAGAG CTTGACTCTGAATTTGCGAGCCAGGTCAAAACTGAAGTTGAAAG TAGATTGCCAGGAGTTGCAGTTATACAGCCATTACTACCTTGTGATCTTCATGCAGCTATGCAGAATTCATTTGCCGTTGTTAACAGTTCATTAAGTGAAGGAATGGCTTCTGCAATTCTCGAG TCCATGCATCTTGGTGTCCCTGTGCTGGCACGTAACATTCCTGGCAATTCTGCCGTGATTCAGCACAAGGAGACTGGGCTCTTGTTCGACACACCCGAG caATTTGTTAAGCTTGCAAGAGAATTGAGGGAATCTCCATCACTCCGCAATTATCTCACGACAAATGCAAAAACGTACGTGAGTAAACACCACTCCTTGgaaaaggaaagcaaaacaTACCAATGGCTTGTAGAGAAATTAATATCTTATTCTAATTAA